The Portunus trituberculatus isolate SZX2019 unplaced genomic scaffold, ASM1759143v1 PGA_scaffold_523__9_contigs__length_663829, whole genome shotgun sequence genome has a window encoding:
- the LOC123500965 gene encoding uncharacterized protein LOC123500965, with the protein MVDLFPSRALDTAVTRLRTGHTRLNAHLHRLGMTDSPHCLWCPTHPDTPEHLLLHCPRHHSRRVAFLPSLSAIHPHRPTLTHLLGGCTNTTQAFKTLNLTRTFLHKTI; encoded by the coding sequence ATGGTGGACCTATTCCCCAGCCGGGCACTGGACACAGCGGTCACCAGACTGAGGACTGGCCACACCCGCCTCAATGCCCACCTGCACAGGCTGGGCATGACTGACTCTCCTCACTGCCTCTGGTGCCCTACCCACCctgacaccccagaacacctgctgctgcactgccctCGGCACCACTCACGCCGTGtggccttcctcccctcactgtcTGCCATTCACCCACACAGGCCAACACTGACTCACCTCCTGGGTGGCTGCACAAATACCACTCAGGCTTTCAAGACACTCAACCTCACCAGGACCTTCCTACACAAAACAATATAG